The genomic interval GCAAAAGACCCTTCAGATGTTCGGGGTCCGGAAGGGAGCGCGGCCATGAAAACCATGCGATGGATGTTAGCAGCCACACTCCTGCTGTCCTTTTTGACCACCGGCTGCTGGCCGCATACCACCGGCCCGACCGAGGTGGGGGTAAGGACCGTCAAGCTTGGGCTGTTTGAGAAGCGCGGCGTGGAGCAGAAGTACTATGCTCCTGGTTCGACCTACTTCTTCATGCCCATAATCAACGGTTGGAACACCTTCGATCTTAACCTCCAGACTATGGAAATGACCTATAACCCGAGGAGCGGCGACATTAAAAGCAGAGACGACCTGCTCTTCAAGACCATCGACGGGAACGATATCAGCCTGGATGTCATCATCCAGTACCGGATTGACCCCCCCAAAGCACCCTACATCCTGCAGAATGTGGCTGCCAATGATGATCTGTTGAGGAACAATATTGTCAGGACCATCGCCCGCAGTCGTCCCAGGGATATTTTCGGTGAGTTGAAAACCGAGGGGTTCTACAATTCGGAACAAAGGCAGGGGAAAGCGGACGAAGCCCGGAGCGCCCTCAACAAGATCCTCAATCCTTGGGGTATAATCGTCGAGAGGGTGTCAACCAAGAACTACCGTTTCAATCCGGCCTACCAGAAGGCCATCGAGGATCGGAAGGTTGCTGAGCAGCTCGCTGAAAAGAATAAGGCCGAGGCGAGGGCGGCACAGGAAAATTATCTCCGTAAAGTTCAGGACGCCCAGGGCGAGGTGAACACGGTCGTTGCGGAGGCCGATGGCGAGTTTGCGAAGGCCAAGCTCGAGGCCGACGCGTATCTTGAGCAGCAGCAGCACCTCGCCCAGGCGGTCGTGGTGGAGGGTACAGCTGATGCCAAGGGCATCAAGGCCATGAACGATGCCCTTAGCGGGCCGGGCGGGGATGTGCTGGTCAAGCTCAAGATCGCGGAAGCCCTGAAGGGAAAGAGGATCATCCTCCTTCCCGTCTCGGATGGAGGCATAAACCTGAAGACCACGGACATCAACGATCTCATCAAGGTCTACGGAATAAAATCTCTCGCCGCCGGAGCCGGCAGCCAACCCGGAGCATCCTCCACAGGCGGGAAATAAAAGGCGTTCATGATGATGGTTCGGCCGTGAAAACCCCGGACAGAAAAACAATCCTGGTGCCGGTTGATTTTTCAAGGTACTCAAACAAGGCTTTTCTCCAGGCCCTCGAACTGGCCATGTGCACCGGGGGGCAGGTTTATCTTATCCATGTCCTGGACACGGACCTCATCACGGGGCTGCCCCATATATCCTCAAAGGAAGAATACCTCCAGAGATGGCGAAAGCGGAGCGAAGAGAAGCTGCGGAGGCTTTACGTCAAACACCAGGATGATGGCGTCAAGATCGAGATTTCCCTGAGGGAGGGGAAGCCCTACCAGTGTATTCTGGAAGCCGCGGACGAGTTCAAGGCGGATATGATAGTTATGGGAAGCAGGGGAAGAACGGGGCTGACTCGCGCCCTGTTCGGAAGCGTGGCGGAGAGAGTCACGCGCTTGTGCAAGGTACCCATCCTGCTTATCAAACAATGATGGCTCTGCAGGAGGTCCGTCGCCCCGGATACGTCATTTCACCTTCGGCACCCTGGAAGTGAGCCGGAGGGACCTGAGGAAAACACTTGAAGCCCTGGCGGTCATGAGGAAGGCTGCCAGGGTTTATTTCGCCTCCGAAGGTTTTGTGGAGGTTATGACCTCCGCCCTTCTTCCTTTCCCCAATCTCGACCCCAACGTCCGCCCTGTCCCGGTATCGGTAAACAGCCCCGATGGGCATCATCGCCATTGGCTCCATACATCCCCCGAGCTGTCCATGAAAAAGCTCCTG from Deltaproteobacteria bacterium carries:
- a CDS encoding prohibitin family protein: MKTMRWMLAATLLLSFLTTGCWPHTTGPTEVGVRTVKLGLFEKRGVEQKYYAPGSTYFFMPIINGWNTFDLNLQTMEMTYNPRSGDIKSRDDLLFKTIDGNDISLDVIIQYRIDPPKAPYILQNVAANDDLLRNNIVRTIARSRPRDIFGELKTEGFYNSEQRQGKADEARSALNKILNPWGIIVERVSTKNYRFNPAYQKAIEDRKVAEQLAEKNKAEARAAQENYLRKVQDAQGEVNTVVAEADGEFAKAKLEADAYLEQQQHLAQAVVVEGTADAKGIKAMNDALSGPGGDVLVKLKIAEALKGKRIILLPVSDGGINLKTTDINDLIKVYGIKSLAAGAGSQPGASSTGGK
- a CDS encoding universal stress protein, which gives rise to MKTPDRKTILVPVDFSRYSNKAFLQALELAMCTGGQVYLIHVLDTDLITGLPHISSKEEYLQRWRKRSEEKLRRLYVKHQDDGVKIEISLREGKPYQCILEAADEFKADMIVMGSRGRTGLTRALFGSVAERVTRLCKVPILLIKQ